A genome region from Neisseria meningitidis includes the following:
- a CDS encoding uroporphyrinogen-III C-methyltransferase gives MGEPENKSSEPVREIQASKEMPSETSSPRKENETEVHIPAAPFIVKQSGSNALAVCALVLAALGLGTSGFLFVQGQNVLKNQELAFNQKIDKAALGESENAALLKDNLNRQAAIQSELDRLDGNVKANGEQILEMQKSYRELTKGRADWLVDETETILNLAAQQLVLTGNIQTAVGVLEHIDSRLSRFNQAELLPIKQAVSSDLAELKNRPYVDISGTALRLDRLETAVSGLPLMLDGVLKPGVQVKNEAASASWWQNVWEKSLGTLKGLVEIRRLENNDAMLISPEQAYFVRENLRLRLLDARTALMQRNSEVYQGDLNNAEAAVRQYFDAKSPATQSWLKELAELKALDVRMTADDGLKNSLNAVRAYRDGTRMTAAENQEAEQAASEPANENTASEPAAASDVKTIEAPSLPSERKPEQPAKKQPVPEKAGRSPSAKGERA, from the coding sequence GTGGGCGAACCTGAAAACAAATCATCCGAACCCGTACGCGAGATACAGGCATCAAAAGAAATGCCGTCTGAAACCTCTTCCCCACGCAAAGAAAACGAAACAGAAGTACACATTCCTGCCGCTCCTTTTATCGTCAAACAGTCCGGCAGCAACGCTTTGGCAGTCTGCGCCCTGGTATTGGCGGCATTGGGTTTGGGTACAAGTGGTTTTTTGTTTGTCCAAGGACAGAATGTCTTGAAAAACCAAGAGCTGGCATTCAACCAAAAAATCGACAAAGCCGCCTTGGGCGAGTCGGAAAACGCCGCCCTGTTGAAAGACAACCTCAACCGGCAAGCCGCCATACAATCAGAGCTCGACCGTTTGGACGGAAACGTCAAAGCAAACGGCGAACAAATCTTGGAAATGCAAAAATCCTATCGCGAGTTGACCAAAGGACGCGCCGATTGGCTGGTGGACGAAACCGAGACCATACTCAATCTGGCGGCGCAACAGCTGGTGTTGACTGGCAATATCCAAACGGCAGTCGGCGTATTGGAGCATATCGACAGCCGCCTGTCCCGTTTCAATCAGGCAGAGCTTCTGCCGATCAAGCAGGCGGTCAGCAGCGACTTGGCGGAACTGAAAAACCGTCCCTATGTCGATATTTCCGGCACGGCATTGCGCCTCGACAGGCTGGAAACCGCCGTATCCGGACTGCCGCTGATGCTCGACGGCGTATTGAAACCGGGCGTACAGGTGAAGAACGAAGCCGCTTCTGCTTCATGGTGGCAGAACGTATGGGAAAAATCCCTCGGCACATTGAAGGGGCTGGTCGAAATCCGCCGTTTGGAAAACAACGATGCCATGCTGATTTCTCCCGAACAGGCATATTTTGTGCGTGAAAACCTGCGCCTCCGCCTTTTGGATGCGCGGACTGCATTAATGCAGCGCAACAGCGAAGTCTATCAGGGCGATTTGAACAATGCCGAAGCCGCCGTCAGACAGTATTTCGATGCCAAGTCTCCCGCCACGCAGTCGTGGCTGAAAGAACTGGCGGAATTGAAGGCGTTGGATGTGCGCATGACGGCGGATGACGGTTTGAAAAACAGCCTAAATGCCGTCCGCGCCTATCGCGACGGTACGCGCATGACGGCGGCGGAAAATCAAGAAGCAGAACAGGCGGCTTCCGAACCGGCAAACGAAAACACAGCTTCCGAACCGGCTGCCGCATCGGATGTGAAGACCATAGAAGCACCGTCCCTGCCTTCGGAACGCAAACCGGAACAGCCTGCAAAAAAACAGCCCGTACCGGAAAAGGCAGGGCGTTCGCCGTCCGCTAAAGGAGAACGCGCATGA
- a CDS encoding uroporphyrinogen-III synthase has protein sequence METVKPIMLIVRPSGRAKDDVETCRRAGWQAEVLSPIEIEADAAGLELLSEQYARADAVFWVSPTAVETAVPYLNLSDGIKMHIAVGQGSRRALERCLGRTVIAPDDGNDSEAVLRLPVWNSLPEGARVLFVRGHGGRDFLMNALQEKGLRTEVAEVYFRRHKPLNFQNFQTENIAAAYITSTELVRLLFGQLPPQFSRFFKSLLYFTHHPRIAEALKREGVCSVETVPTLEAALSHSSISVSDGMVFPGTSN, from the coding sequence ATGGAAACAGTGAAACCCATCATGCTGATTGTCCGACCGTCGGGCAGGGCGAAGGACGATGTGGAAACCTGCCGTCGTGCCGGATGGCAGGCGGAAGTGTTGAGCCCGATTGAAATCGAAGCAGATGCTGCCGGACTGGAACTTTTGTCCGAACAATATGCCCGTGCGGATGCCGTGTTTTGGGTCAGTCCGACCGCCGTTGAAACCGCCGTCCCGTACCTTAACCTTTCAGACGGCATAAAGATGCACATTGCCGTAGGGCAGGGCAGCCGCCGCGCATTGGAACGCTGTTTGGGCAGAACGGTCATCGCGCCTGATGACGGCAACGACAGCGAGGCGGTTTTGCGCCTGCCGGTTTGGAACAGTCTGCCCGAAGGTGCACGCGTATTGTTTGTGCGCGGACACGGCGGGCGAGATTTTCTGATGAATGCCTTGCAGGAGAAAGGTTTGCGGACGGAGGTGGCAGAAGTCTATTTCAGACGGCATAAACCTTTGAACTTTCAAAATTTCCAAACCGAAAATATTGCCGCCGCCTATATTACGTCCACAGAACTCGTGCGCTTGCTGTTCGGACAGCTTCCGCCGCAATTTTCCCGATTCTTCAAATCCTTGCTATACTTTACCCATCATCCGCGCATTGCGGAGGCATTGAAGCGCGAAGGCGTGTGTTCGGTCGAAACCGTCCCTACGCTGGAAGCCGCGCTTTCCCATTCTTCCATTTCCGTTTCAGACGGCATGGTCTTTCCCGGAACCTCAAATTAA
- a CDS encoding protein Gly1ORF1, producing the protein MKKMFLSAVLLLSAATRTVWADTVFSCKTDNNKYIEVQKINRNLYEYSFGSAAKKEIAIRNSKADLLGRSDRWQGMGSGRRATMKFQNGEFMYTVWTGFDSVTHTESSGVVVERKGKEVAWVGCTPKTAQANFNDADFSR; encoded by the coding sequence ATGAAAAAAATGTTCCTTTCTGCTGTATTGCTTCTGTCGGCTGCGACCCGAACCGTGTGGGCGGATACGGTGTTTTCCTGTAAAACGGACAACAACAAATATATAGAAGTTCAAAAAATCAACCGCAATCTTTACGAATATTCGTTCGGCAGTGCGGCAAAAAAAGAAATTGCCATACGCAACAGCAAAGCTGACCTGTTGGGGCGTTCCGACAGGTGGCAAGGCATGGGTAGCGGACGCCGGGCAACGATGAAATTCCAAAACGGCGAATTTATGTACACCGTATGGACAGGCTTCGATTCCGTGACTCATACGGAAAGCAGCGGTGTCGTTGTGGAGCGTAAGGGCAAGGAAGTCGCATGGGTCGGCTGTACGCCGAAAACCGCGCAGGCGAATTTCAACGATGCTGATTTTTCCCGGTAA
- a CDS encoding DUF2322 family protein, whose translation MNFQDYLATFPSIDHLGGLDVQDADGKTVHHIPAVQGKLGSLKLYNALAERFDGKLDKEAAEQGLIWFAEHVADARAHPGKHPNIDLLEKVVQSGETLLLKPLAAQ comes from the coding sequence ATGAATTTTCAAGACTATCTCGCCACATTTCCTTCAATCGACCATCTGGGCGGTTTGGACGTTCAGGATGCAGATGGCAAAACGGTTCACCACATTCCTGCCGTTCAGGGTAAGCTCGGTTCGCTCAAGTTGTACAACGCTTTGGCAGAACGTTTTGACGGAAAATTGGACAAAGAAGCGGCAGAACAGGGTTTGATATGGTTTGCCGAACACGTTGCCGACGCGCGCGCCCATCCCGGCAAGCATCCCAATATCGACCTGCTTGAAAAAGTTGTGCAAAGCGGCGAAACCTTGCTGCTCAAGCCGCTTGCCGCGCAATAA
- the upp gene encoding uracil phosphoribosyltransferase translates to MNVNVINHPLVRHKLTLMREADCSTYKFRTLAIELARLMAYEASRDFEIEKYLIDGWCGQIEGDRIKGKTLTVVPILRAGLGMLDGVLDLIPTAKISVVGLQRDEETLKPVSYFEKFVDSMDERPALIIDPMLATGGSMVATIDLLKAKGCKNIKALVLVAAPEGVKAVNDAHPDVTIYTAALDSHLNENGYIIPGLGDAGDKIFGTR, encoded by the coding sequence ATGAACGTTAATGTTATCAACCATCCGCTCGTCCGCCACAAATTAACCCTGATGAGGGAGGCGGATTGCAGCACCTACAAATTCCGGACGCTTGCCATCGAGCTGGCGCGCCTGATGGCATACGAGGCAAGCCGTGATTTTGAAATCGAAAAATACCTTATCGACGGATGGTGCGGTCAGATTGAAGGCGACCGCATCAAGGGCAAAACATTGACCGTCGTTCCCATCCTGCGTGCAGGTTTGGGTATGCTTGACGGCGTACTCGACCTGATTCCGACTGCCAAAATCAGCGTAGTCGGACTGCAGCGCGACGAGGAAACGCTGAAACCCGTTTCCTACTTCGAGAAATTCGTGGACAGCATGGACGAACGTCCTGCCCTGATTATCGACCCGATGCTGGCGACGGGCGGTTCGATGGTTGCCACCATCGACCTTTTGAAAGCCAAGGGCTGCAAAAACATCAAGGCACTGGTGCTGGTTGCCGCGCCCGAGGGTGTGAAGGCGGTCAACGACGCGCATCCCGACGTTACGATTTACACCGCCGCGCTCGACAGCCACTTGAACGAGAACGGCTACATCATCCCCGGCTTGGGCGATGCGGGCGACAAGATTTTCGGCACGCGCTAA
- the grxD gene encoding Grx4 family monothiol glutaredoxin, whose amino-acid sequence MASIHDQIKEVVTTHRVVLFMKGTKQFPQCGFSSRAVQILNAAGCTDYVTVNVLENPEVRQGIKEYSDWPTIPQLYVNGEFVGGSDILMEMYEAGELQELLKA is encoded by the coding sequence ATGGCTTCCATCCACGACCAAATTAAAGAAGTAGTAACGACACACCGCGTCGTATTGTTTATGAAAGGTACGAAGCAGTTTCCGCAATGCGGTTTCTCTTCCCGCGCCGTGCAAATCCTGAACGCGGCGGGCTGCACCGATTACGTTACCGTCAACGTATTGGAAAATCCCGAAGTACGCCAAGGCATTAAGGAATACAGCGACTGGCCGACCATCCCCCAACTTTATGTGAACGGCGAGTTTGTCGGCGGTTCGGACATCCTGATGGAAATGTATGAGGCAGGCGAGCTGCAAGAGCTGCTGAAAGCCTGA
- a CDS encoding DUF333 domain-containing protein — translation MKAIHPYACPRCCRLPANTFRTGMANSASKFCIAKGGRREVKKDESGGGYALCHLPDSRIVEEWEYFRSQH, via the coding sequence ATGAAGGCAATTCATCCGTATGCATGTCCGCGCTGCTGCCGGCTGCCTGCCAACACGTTTCGGACAGGCATGGCAAATTCCGCTTCCAAATTCTGCATTGCCAAAGGCGGCAGACGGGAAGTAAAAAAAGACGAAAGCGGCGGCGGATATGCCCTGTGCCATTTGCCGGACAGTAGGATTGTCGAGGAGTGGGAATATTTCCGTTCACAACATTGA
- a CDS encoding TatD family hydrolase, whose translation MHIIDSHCHLNFEGLKERLPEVLSNMEANGVGQALAISVSRESFSEVFAIAEAHEHIYCTIGVHPDSKEAEEFSIAEMVAAAASPKVVGIGETGLDYYWCKGDLSWQHKRFADHIEAANQTGLPVIVHTRDAAADTLSILKECRVNSGVIHCFSEDIGFARAAMDLGLYISFSGIVTFKNAPLVQEAAKYVPDDRILVETDAPFLAPVPKRGRQNEPAFVRHTAEHIAKLRNQTLEQVAAYTTENFYRLFQKVPDMRVV comes from the coding sequence ATGCATATCATCGATTCGCACTGCCACCTCAATTTTGAAGGTTTGAAAGAACGCCTGCCCGAAGTTTTGTCCAACATGGAAGCAAACGGCGTGGGGCAGGCGCTCGCCATCAGCGTCAGTAGGGAAAGCTTCTCCGAAGTCTTTGCCATCGCCGAAGCGCACGAACACATCTATTGCACCATAGGCGTACATCCCGACAGCAAGGAAGCCGAAGAATTTTCTATTGCGGAAATGGTTGCCGCAGCCGCCTCGCCGAAAGTGGTCGGCATTGGCGAGACGGGTTTGGATTATTACTGGTGCAAAGGCGATTTGTCCTGGCAGCACAAACGCTTTGCAGACCACATCGAAGCAGCCAATCAAACCGGACTGCCCGTTATCGTCCATACGCGTGATGCGGCGGCGGATACCTTGTCTATCCTGAAAGAATGCCGGGTTAATTCGGGCGTTATCCACTGTTTTTCCGAAGACATCGGTTTTGCCCGTGCAGCAATGGATTTGGGGCTTTACATTTCTTTCTCGGGAATCGTTACCTTTAAAAACGCCCCCTTGGTTCAGGAGGCGGCGAAATATGTGCCGGACGACCGCATTTTGGTGGAAACCGATGCGCCGTTCCTCGCCCCCGTTCCCAAACGCGGCAGGCAGAACGAACCGGCTTTTGTGCGCCATACCGCCGAACATATCGCCAAATTGCGGAACCAAACATTGGAACAGGTTGCGGCATATACGACGGAAAACTTTTACCGGCTGTTTCAAAAAGTACCCGATATGCGGGTCGTCTGA
- a CDS encoding PilZ domain-containing protein, which yields MSDGQNIPAKMMSLQLKDMNLLYSSYMPFLEHGGLFVQTDDVFSIGDDILLAVEILNFPKLFLPTKVAWINPARTSFKPKGVGLAFTKHENCLKVKDQIEVELGNTIGGSRPTFTM from the coding sequence ATGTCAGACGGACAAAATATTCCGGCAAAAATGATGTCGTTGCAGCTGAAAGACATGAATCTGCTGTACAGCTCCTACATGCCGTTTTTGGAACACGGCGGTCTGTTTGTGCAGACCGACGACGTATTTTCCATCGGGGACGATATTCTGCTTGCCGTAGAAATCCTCAACTTCCCCAAACTGTTCCTGCCGACCAAAGTCGCCTGGATCAATCCTGCGCGTACTTCCTTCAAACCCAAAGGGGTGGGGCTGGCATTCACAAAACACGAAAACTGCCTGAAAGTCAAAGATCAGATCGAAGTCGAACTGGGCAACACAATCGGCGGCAGCAGACCTACGTTTACCATGTAA
- a CDS encoding DNA polymerase III subunit delta' — MIYPWHNEQWRQIAEHWERRPNAWLFAGKKDTGKTTFARFAAKALLCETPAPGCKPCGECMSCHLFGQGSHPDFYEITPLTDEPENGRKLLQIKIDAVREIIDNVYLTSVRGGLRVILIHPAESMNVQAANSLLKVLEEPPPQVVFLLVSHAADKVLPTIKSRCRKMVLPAPSHEEALAYLRERGVAEPEERLAFHSGAPLFDEADGVRALRIKLLDILAEPRLLKILDYAALFDKEKLPLAVFVGWMQKWLVDLGLCLQHMKPVYYPAYEDRLLQTASGFRPRNVFAAEDMLKQLAPYGFHTLNVKMQIEHLLINYLELKKENG; from the coding sequence ATGATTTATCCGTGGCATAATGAGCAATGGCGGCAGATTGCGGAACATTGGGAGCGTCGTCCCAATGCATGGCTGTTTGCCGGCAAAAAAGATACGGGGAAAACTACATTTGCCCGCTTTGCGGCGAAGGCACTGTTGTGCGAAACCCCTGCACCGGGCTGCAAACCCTGTGGCGAATGTATGTCCTGCCATCTGTTTGGACAGGGAAGCCATCCCGATTTTTACGAAATCACGCCCCTGACGGACGAACCCGAAAACGGACGCAAACTGTTGCAGATCAAAATCGATGCCGTCAGGGAAATCATCGATAATGTGTACCTGACTTCGGTACGGGGCGGTTTGCGCGTGATTCTGATTCATCCTGCGGAAAGTATGAATGTCCAAGCCGCCAACAGTTTGTTGAAAGTGTTGGAAGAGCCGCCGCCACAAGTGGTCTTTTTGCTGGTCAGCCACGCGGCGGACAAGGTTTTACCGACCATTAAAAGCCGCTGCCGGAAGATGGTTTTGCCCGCGCCTTCCCATGAAGAGGCATTGGCATATCTGCGTGAAAGGGGTGTGGCGGAACCTGAGGAACGTCTGGCTTTCCATTCCGGAGCGCCGCTGTTTGATGAGGCGGACGGTGTCCGTGCGTTGCGGATTAAACTGTTGGATATTTTGGCAGAACCGAGGTTGTTGAAGATTTTGGATTACGCCGCGCTTTTCGATAAGGAAAAACTTCCGCTCGCCGTATTTGTCGGGTGGATGCAGAAATGGCTGGTCGATTTGGGATTGTGCCTGCAACACATGAAACCCGTCTATTATCCCGCTTATGAAGACAGGCTGCTTCAGACGGCATCCGGTTTCCGCCCGCGCAATGTATTTGCGGCGGAGGATATGCTCAAACAGCTTGCCCCCTACGGGTTTCATACTTTAAATGTCAAAATGCAGATCGAGCATCTGCTCATCAATTATTTGGAATTGAAGAAAGAGAACGGGTGA
- a CDS encoding PilT/PilU family type 4a pilus ATPase, with protein sequence MFTDENMTAKEELFAWLRHMNKNKGSDLFVTTHFPPAMKLDGKITRITDEPLTAEKCMEIAFSIMSAKQAEEFSSTNECNFAISLPDTSRFRVNAMIQRGATALVFRAITSKIPKFESLNLPPVLKDVALKKRGLVIFVGGTGSGKSTSLASLIDYRNENSFGHIITIEDPIEFVHEHKNCIITQREVGVDTENWMAALKNTLRQAPDVILIGEIRDRETMDYAIAFAETGHLCMATLHANSTNQALDRIINFFPEERREQLLTDLSLNLQAFISQRLVPRDGGKGRVAAVEVLLNSPLISELIHNGNIHEIKEVMKKSTTLGMQTFDQHLYQLYEKGDISLQEALKNADSAHDLRLAVQLRSRRAQSSSPDLELL encoded by the coding sequence ATGTTTACCGATGAAAATATGACCGCAAAGGAAGAACTGTTCGCATGGCTGCGCCATATGAACAAAAACAAAGGTTCCGACCTGTTCGTGACGACCCATTTCCCGCCCGCAATGAAGCTGGACGGCAAAATCACCCGCATCACGGACGAACCGCTGACGGCGGAAAAATGTATGGAAATCGCCTTTTCGATTATGAGTGCGAAGCAGGCGGAAGAATTTTCATCGACCAACGAGTGCAACTTCGCCATCAGTCTGCCGGACACCAGCCGCTTCCGCGTCAATGCGATGATACAGCGCGGTGCGACGGCGTTGGTATTCCGTGCGATTACCAGCAAGATTCCCAAGTTTGAAAGCCTGAACCTGCCGCCGGTCTTGAAGGATGTCGCGCTGAAAAAACGCGGGCTGGTTATTTTTGTCGGCGGCACCGGCTCGGGCAAATCGACTTCGCTTGCCTCGCTTATCGACTACCGCAATGAAAATTCGTTCGGACACATCATCACCATCGAAGACCCGATCGAGTTTGTCCACGAACACAAAAACTGCATCATCACCCAGCGCGAGGTCGGCGTGGATACGGAAAACTGGATGGCGGCGTTGAAAAACACGCTGCGTCAGGCGCCGGATGTCATCCTTATCGGCGAAATCCGCGACCGCGAAACAATGGACTACGCCATTGCCTTTGCCGAAACGGGGCATTTGTGTATGGCGACGCTGCACGCCAACAGCACCAATCAGGCACTCGACCGCATCATCAACTTTTTCCCCGAGGAGCGGCGCGAACAATTGCTGACGGATTTGTCGCTCAACCTTCAGGCGTTTATTTCGCAACGCCTCGTTCCGCGAGACGGCGGCAAGGGCAGGGTGGCGGCAGTCGAGGTGCTGCTCAATTCGCCCCTGATTTCGGAGTTGATTCACAACGGCAACATCCATGAAATCAAAGAAGTGATGAAAAAATCCACTACCCTGGGTATGCAGACCTTCGATCAACACCTTTACCAATTGTATGAAAAAGGCGATATTTCCCTGCAAGAAGCATTGAAAAATGCCGATTCCGCACACGATTTGCGTTTGGCGGTACAGTTGCGCAGCCGCCGCGCGCAAAGTTCCAGCCCCGATTTGGAACTGCTCTGA
- a CDS encoding 5'-methylthioadenosine/adenosylhomocysteine nucleosidase, producing MSLKTVAVIGAMEQEIELLREMMENVKAVSFGKFAAYEGELAGKRMVLALSGIGKVNAAVATAWIIREFAPDCVINTGSAGGLGKGLKVGDVVVGTEIAHHDVDVTAFGYVWGQVPQLPAVFVSDGLLVGKAKQAAEVFEGAAVEQGLIVSGDRFVHSSEGVAEIRKHFPEVKAVEMEAAAIAQTCHQLETPFVIIRAVSDSADEKADISFDEFLKTAAANSAKMVAEIVKSL from the coding sequence ATGTCTTTGAAAACAGTAGCCGTTATCGGCGCAATGGAACAAGAAATCGAGCTTTTGCGCGAGATGATGGAAAATGTCAAAGCCGTCTCTTTCGGCAAGTTTGCCGCCTATGAAGGCGAATTAGCGGGAAAACGCATGGTGCTTGCATTGAGCGGCATCGGCAAGGTCAACGCGGCGGTTGCAACGGCTTGGATTATCCGTGAATTCGCACCGGACTGCGTTATCAACACCGGCAGCGCGGGCGGCTTGGGCAAGGGTTTGAAAGTCGGCGATGTCGTGGTCGGCACAGAAATCGCGCACCACGATGTCGATGTAACCGCATTCGGCTATGTTTGGGGACAAGTGCCGCAACTGCCCGCCGTATTTGTTTCAGACGGCCTCTTGGTCGGCAAAGCAAAACAGGCGGCGGAAGTGTTTGAAGGCGCGGCGGTAGAACAAGGCCTGATTGTCAGCGGCGACCGCTTCGTCCACAGCAGCGAAGGCGTGGCGGAAATCCGCAAGCACTTCCCCGAAGTTAAGGCGGTAGAAATGGAAGCGGCGGCAATCGCCCAAACCTGTCATCAGTTGGAAACGCCTTTCGTCATCATCCGCGCGGTTTCCGATTCGGCAGACGAAAAGGCAGACATCAGCTTTGACGAGTTCTTGAAAACGGCGGCGGCAAATTCCGCAAAAATGGTGGCAGAAATCGTCAAATCTTTATAA
- the lepA gene encoding translation elongation factor 4: MKNIRNFSIIAHIDHGKSTLADRFIQYCGGLDLREMSTQVLDSMDIEKERGITIKAQTAALNYKARDGQVYQLNLIDTPGHVDFSYEVSRSLSACEGALLVVDASQGVEAQTVANCYTAIDLGVEVVPVLNKIDLPAADPERVEQEIEDIIGIDAVGAVQCSAKSGIGVEDVLEEIVAKIPAPAGDENAPLQAVIVDSWFDNYVGVVMLIRVKNGTIKLKDKVRFMSTKAETQVEQLGVFTPKSVQKQELKAGEVGFLITGVKELGQAKVGDTVTLIANPASEPLPGFQEVQSQVFAGLYPVESHDYEALRDALEKLQLNDASLKFEPEVSQALGFGFRCGFLGLLHLEIVQERLEREFDMDLITTAPTVVYEVVLKNGEKIEVENPSKLPDIGSIETILEPIITATILVPQEYVGNVMTLCNQKRGVQVNMQYMGRQVMLTYDLPMNEVVMDFFDKLKSTSRGYASLDYHFKEFQPSDLIKLDIMVNGEKVDALSLIVHRQSAVHRGRELASKMRELIPRQMFDIAVQAAIGSQIIARENVKALRKNVLAKCYGGDITRKKKLLEKQKAGKRRMKQVGNVEIPQSAFLAILQVSDK; this comes from the coding sequence ATGAAAAATATCCGAAATTTCTCCATCATTGCCCACATCGACCACGGCAAATCGACGCTTGCCGACCGTTTTATCCAATACTGCGGCGGCTTGGATTTGCGCGAAATGAGTACGCAGGTACTCGATTCTATGGACATCGAAAAAGAGCGCGGCATCACCATCAAAGCGCAAACCGCCGCGCTCAACTACAAAGCGCGCGACGGGCAGGTGTATCAGCTCAACCTGATTGACACGCCGGGACACGTCGACTTCTCTTACGAAGTTTCCCGTTCGCTGTCGGCCTGCGAAGGCGCGCTTTTGGTGGTTGACGCATCTCAAGGCGTGGAAGCGCAAACCGTGGCGAACTGCTACACCGCGATTGATTTGGGCGTTGAAGTCGTGCCCGTTTTGAACAAAATCGACCTGCCCGCCGCCGACCCCGAACGCGTGGAACAGGAAATCGAAGATATCATCGGCATCGATGCCGTCGGCGCGGTGCAATGTTCCGCCAAAAGCGGCATCGGCGTGGAAGACGTTTTGGAAGAAATCGTTGCCAAAATCCCCGCACCGGCCGGCGATGAAAATGCGCCGCTGCAAGCGGTGATTGTCGATTCGTGGTTTGACAACTATGTCGGCGTGGTTATGCTGATTCGTGTGAAAAACGGCACCATCAAGCTGAAAGACAAAGTGCGCTTTATGAGCACCAAGGCGGAAACGCAGGTTGAGCAGCTGGGCGTATTCACGCCGAAATCAGTTCAAAAACAAGAACTCAAAGCCGGCGAAGTGGGCTTTTTGATTACCGGCGTAAAAGAATTGGGACAGGCAAAAGTCGGCGATACAGTTACTTTGATTGCCAACCCCGCCTCCGAGCCGCTGCCCGGCTTCCAAGAAGTGCAAAGCCAGGTATTCGCCGGACTTTATCCGGTGGAAAGCCACGACTACGAAGCCTTGCGCGACGCTTTGGAAAAATTGCAGCTTAACGATGCTTCGTTGAAATTCGAGCCTGAAGTTTCCCAAGCATTGGGTTTCGGCTTCCGTTGCGGCTTCTTGGGCCTGTTGCATTTGGAAATCGTGCAGGAACGTTTGGAACGCGAGTTCGACATGGACTTGATTACCACCGCGCCGACGGTGGTTTATGAAGTCGTGTTGAAAAACGGCGAGAAAATCGAAGTCGAAAATCCGTCCAAACTGCCCGACATCGGCAGCATCGAAACCATTCTCGAGCCGATTATCACTGCAACCATCCTCGTGCCGCAGGAATATGTCGGCAACGTCATGACTTTGTGCAACCAAAAGCGCGGCGTGCAAGTCAATATGCAATATATGGGCCGCCAAGTGATGCTGACTTACGACTTGCCGATGAACGAAGTGGTGATGGACTTTTTCGACAAACTCAAATCTACTTCGCGCGGCTATGCTTCGTTGGACTACCATTTCAAAGAGTTCCAACCGTCTGATTTGATTAAGCTGGATATCATGGTCAACGGTGAAAAAGTCGATGCGCTGAGCCTGATTGTCCACCGTCAAAGCGCGGTTCACCGGGGCCGCGAACTGGCATCGAAAATGCGCGAGCTGATTCCGCGCCAAATGTTTGATATTGCCGTCCAAGCCGCCATCGGCAGTCAGATTATCGCCCGTGAGAACGTCAAAGCCCTGCGTAAAAACGTTTTGGCAAAATGTTACGGCGGCGATATTACGCGTAAGAAAAAACTGCTTGAAAAACAAAAAGCAGGCAAACGCCGTATGAAACAAGTGGGCAATGTGGAAATCCCGCAAAGCGCGTTCTTGGCAATTTTGCAGGTGAGCGACAAATAA